A genomic segment from Sparus aurata chromosome 10, fSpaAur1.1, whole genome shotgun sequence encodes:
- the LOC115590595 gene encoding trichohyalin-like, giving the protein MNQRQEGVQIHPQLHKSEAEDKPPQAQRKKPEPKRPDRPQPMREDGVQRLQLDESVRKHNVRLRRIQTEMENHTLTQFRKGRRQMAVERDKRCDEMMRSQQEEYMRQNQEEVSQRKLLNLCEAEGWAEQVKDKQLLKHKQRLEKLKDVEICQDLIRQEEELRHQAVREEVESKKRKLKSQLEEIRTRRRNRERHMETVKLEEEKAKVEQLQHAERALQIKRQQSELFRERQIPTQIVSEQLAKSKEERASATALREEQVFLRAVAQREAEYAEQQKKKDEEEEAARLQALSDYSCCMRQKEEQKQEELQIAAGELQVKFEADRLAVEEDRLKAQKTRENNMRWQDFNRSTAAQRRLLRKQLREEELEFEVKKEEAVVLKETRLQQQAQQQLKQAEERLRRKRRQDVQPDTDGVPERPTPCPPGSAFASTRIRQRRDFMTQPQDAKLLLRGIKLEIKRPPETNRIVLQDNRVTQNHVSTAPCLPPIQLAKKAALNYI; this is encoded by the coding sequence ATGAATCAAAGGCAGGAAGGAGTACAAATCCATCCTCAGCTTCATAAATCTGAAGCAGAGGACAAACCGCCTCAAGCCCAGAGGAAGAAGCCGGAGCCGAAGAGACCGGATCGACCGCAGCCGATGAGGGAGGACGGCGTTCAGAGGTTACAACTGGATGAGAGTGTGAGGAAACACAACGTGAGACTCCGTCGTAtacagacagagatggagaatCACACGCTGACCCAGTTCAGAAAAGGACGACGACAAATGGCTGTAGAACGAGACAAAAGGTGTGACGAGATGATGCGGTCTCAACAGGAAGAATACATGAGGCAGAATCAGGAGGAGGTCTCGCAGAGAAAGCTTCTGAATCTGTGTGAAGCAGAAGGCTGGGCAGAGCAAGTGAAGGACAAGCAGctgctgaaacacaaacagaggctGGAGAAGCTGAAGGACGTAGAAATATGCCAAGACCTCATACGGCAAGAAGAGGAGCTACGACATCAGGCAGTTAGGGAAGAAGTtgagtcaaagaaaagaaaactcaaGTCTCAACTGGAGGAGATCCGCACGAGGAGGCGCAACAGAGAGAGGCACATGGAAACAGTGaaactggaggaggagaaagccAAAGTTGAACAACTTCAACATGCAGAAAGGGCTCTGCAGATCAAGCGTCAGCAGTCAGAGCTGTTCAGAGAGCGCCAGATTCCCACACAGATCGTTTCAGAACAGTTGGCCAAATCAAAGGAGGAGCGAGCCTCGGCCACGGCTCTGAGGGAGGAGCAGGTGTTTCTCAGGGCTGTCGCTCAGAGAGAGGCTGAGTACgcagagcagcagaagaagaaggacgaggaggaggaggctgccaGGCTTCAAGCTCTCTCGGACTACAGCTGCTGTATGCGCCAGAAAGAGGAGCAAAAACAGGAAGAACTTCAGATCGCCGCTGGGGAACTTCAGGTGAAATTTGAGGCCGACAGGTTGGCGGTGGAGGAGGACAGACTGAAAGCTCAGAAGACCCGAGAGAACAACATGAGATGGCAGGACTTCAATCGGTCCACGGCCGCTCAGAGGCGCCTCCTCCGGAAAcagctgagggaggaggagctggagttCGAAGTGAAGAAGGAAGAAGCCGTCGTTCTGAAGGAGACACGACTCCAGCAGCAGGCGCAGCAACAACTGAAACAAGCTGAAGAGAGGCTGCGGAGAAAACGCCGCCAGGACGTCCAGCCGGACACCGATGGCGTCCCTGAGCGGCCCACTCCCTGCCCTCCCGGTTCTGCTTTTGCATCTACCAGAATAAGACAGCGCAGAGATTTCATGACTCAACCTCAGGACgccaaactgctgctgcgagGAATCAAACTGGAGATCAAACGCCCTCCAGAGACCAACAGGATCGTCCTGCAAGACAACCGGGTCACCCAGAACCACGTGTCCACGGCACCCTGCCTTCCACCCATCCAGTTAGCCAAGAAGGCGGCTTTGAATTACATCTAA